A stretch of Castanea sativa cultivar Marrone di Chiusa Pesio chromosome 2, ASM4071231v1 DNA encodes these proteins:
- the LOC142623302 gene encoding uncharacterized protein LOC142623302: MASTSDPTILPRTVPQTESPSQNISSSSMADESANNPYFLPVAENPRIILSSQPLIGPENYADWTRSVFLALSARNKFVFVNGAISKPEVTSPLYNSWCRCNTMVLSWMVNSLSKDLKASVRYINTARELWIDLRDRFSQGSSPRLYELQKEISHLTQGQLSVSLILIISNLERPLEL, from the exons ATGGCTTCGACTTCAGATCCTACCATTCTTCCGCGAACTGTTCCACAAACAGAATCACCCTCACAGAACATTTCAAGTTCTTCAATGGCAGATGAATCAGCCAATAATCCATATTTTCTCCCTGTTGCTGAGAATCCAAGGATCATTCTTTCTTCGCAACCTCTGATTGGTCCAGAGAACTATGCTGATTGGACCAGATCTGTGTTCTTAGCCTTGAGTGCGAGgaacaaatttgtttttgttaatggAGCAATTTCCAAACCAGAGGTTACTTCACCTCTGTACAATTCTTGGTGTAGATGTAACACCATGGTTCTTTCATGGATGGTGAATTCCCTTAGCAAAGACCTTAAGGCGAGTGTGAGGTATATCAACACTGCTCGAGAGCTATGGATTGATCTGCGAGATCGTTTCTCTCAAGGAAGTTCACCTAGGCTCTATGAGTTGCAGAAGGAAATTTCGCATCTTACACAAGGTCAACTATCG GTTTCATTGATCCTAATCATCAGTAATTTGGAAAGGCCTTTGGAGCTATAA